From the Pieris napi chromosome 20, ilPieNapi1.2, whole genome shotgun sequence genome, one window contains:
- the LOC125059770 gene encoding uncharacterized protein LOC125059770, with protein sequence MLSYKGKYYGVVASALNMPQENIIGDLQISLDTAQSIVFSEVHLPCSTAGCIVSCTTKEPALNRLTSNSPYLLSKDDFRTVVSESENWVSRNEDVTGTVTISFGSVQLKELVVIDAKCRINIIMTSACDGCLDKPFAVMSSDKMTTDGAVEYISNCTWDVPFFQCSNEPYIAKQLSSNKNCRVEIPKLNQTLDFDFEYIFRGEISSMRSIQSESFADIAANIGTDPNFWGSLVSSLTMMLSLTTIGTMLIKLGRLGVLSIAKRESEKA encoded by the coding sequence ATGTTATCATACAAGGGGAAATATTATGGGGTAGTAGCTAGTGCACTAAACATGCCTCAAGAGAACATAATTGGTGATTTACAGATATCACTTGACACTGCTCAGAGTATTGTATTTAGTGAAGTCCACCTCCCCTGTTCCACAGCAGGTTGCATAGTGTCATGCACAACTAAGGAGCCAGCATTAAACAGGCTCACATCCAACTCTCCATATTTACTGTCTAAGGATGACTTCAGAACTGTGGTGTCTGAAAGTGAGAACTGGGTGAGTAGGAACGAAGATGTCACAGGGACAGTAACAATATCGTTTGGAAGTGTGCAGCTTAAGGAACTAGTTGTTATTGATGCAAAATGCAGAATCAACATCATAATGACATCTGCCTGTGATGGATGTTTAGATAAGCCTTTTGCCGTGATGTCCTCAGATAAGATGACTACAGATGGTGCAGTGGAGTACATATCAAACTGCACCTGGGATGTGCCATTCTTTCAATGTTCCAATGAACCTTACATAGCCAAGCAACTTTCATCAAACAAGAATTGTAGAGTTGAAATACCAAAGCTTAACCAAACCTtagattttgattttgaatacATCTTCCGAGGAGAAATTAGCAGCATGAGGAGTATACAATCAGAAAGTTTCGCTGATATAGCAGCAAATATTGGAACTGACCCAAATTTCTGGGGTTCACTGGTGAGTTCCTTAACTATGATGCTTAGTCTTACTACAATAGGAACTATGCTTATTaagttaggtaggttaggtgtTTTATCTATTGCAAAAAGAGAGTCAGAAAAGGCCTGA
- the LOC125059585 gene encoding uncharacterized protein LOC125059585, with product MKKIHHNRTRQFIEEKFNELLYEPSGEFDNFCRMSYSDFEFLLQKISPMISKHDTDFREAIPAKFRLAITLRFLASGDSYKSLHFLFKVSVSMISIIIREVCRALNEILKDLVKMPTTAEGWLNIEEGFRTKFPHCIDALDGKHVVIESPTHSGTEYYNYKKTFSIVLLALVDSKYKFVFADIGSQGRISDGGVFNNCLLWKRIIRNEIDFPPPCPLPGSNINIPYVFLADGALALSQHVMKPYPGNHEVGSPKRLFNQNLSRSRVVVENTFGILTSVFRIFRRPINLEPQTETEFTMTCVLLHNFLRTSKSSSNRYTPQSSFDVYDSSGNMVTPGSWRRDNDEYNALQNLPQIPRRSPVSAREVREEFTSYFNRIG from the exons ATGAAAAAGATTCATCATAATCGTACCAG aCAATTTATAGAAGAGAAATTTAATGAACTTTTATATGAACCATCTGGAGAGTTTGATAACTTCTGCCGAATGAGCTATTctgattttgagtttttactGCAAAAAATTTCACCAATGATATCCAAGCATGATACAGACTTCAGAGAAGCTATACCAGCCAAATTTCGTCTTGCCATTACGCTACGATTTTTGGCATCTGGTGATTCTTACAAAAGCCTTCACTTCTTGTTTAAAGTATCTGTCTCTATGATATCAATAATCATTCGTGAAGTTTGCCGAGCTCTTAATGAAATTCTAAAGGATCTAGTTAAG ATGCCCACCACAGCAGAAGGATGGCTTAATATAGAAGAAGGATTCAGGACTAAATTTCCGCATTGCATAGATGCATTGGATGGCAAGCATGTAGTCATTGAAAGCCCAACGCATAGTGGAACAGAGTATTACAATTATAAGAAAACTTTTAGCATTGTCCTTTTGGCTTTAGTGGATAGCAAATACAAATTTGTATTCGCAGACATCGGGAGTCAAGGAAGAATAAGTGACGGCGGCgtctttaataattgtttactaTGGAAAAGAATAATTAGAAACGAGATAGATTTTCCACCACCATGTCCACTTCCAGGATCGAATATTAATATTCCATACGTGTTTTTAGCTGACGGTGCTTTAGCATTGAGTCAACACGTAATGAAACCCTACCCTGGAAACCATGAAGTAGGCTCACCAAAAAGGTTATTTAACCAAAATTTATCTAGATCCCGAGTTGTAGTTGAAAATACGTTTGGAATTTTAACCTCAGTTTTCAGAATATTCAGACGCCCTATCAATTTAGAACCACAAACTGAAACGGAATTTACGATGACTTGTGTACTACTACATAACTTTTTGAGAACAAGTAAAAGTTCTTCAAATCGATATACTCCTCAGAGTTCGTTTGACGTATATGACAGTAGTGGAAATATGGTTACCCCTGGTTCATGGCGTAGAGATAACGACGAATATAATGCATTGCAAAATTTACCACAAATACCACGAAGATCTCCGGTGAGCGCCAGAGAAGTCAGGGAAGAATTtacttcatattttaataggattggataa